In Methanothermobacter sp. K4, one genomic interval encodes:
- a CDS encoding endonuclease/exonuclease/phosphatase family protein, translating to MKIKVVTWNINRAAYTRRNLWNYMRTMDFDVGFFQEVYMIPAEIRRMYHTVRGEMNAVLLSRETFDGAIRNYITTDSGNECVDDFYVSCTTEISGVELTLFSIYNYVGPGVADFAVFLDALYKYIECCPNHVIIGGDFNMSENFTNLREWGILAAEMVERLAGLGFRDPLLERSDSFTFITPDRKRRYRIDYLFIPEEFNVLGAGSPDEDEILRAKPRLSDHLPVEVTVEI from the coding sequence ATGAAGATTAAGGTTGTGACATGGAATATAAACAGGGCTGCCTATACCAGGAGGAACCTCTGGAATTATATGAGGACCATGGACTTTGATGTGGGCTTCTTTCAGGAGGTCTACATGATTCCCGCTGAGATAAGGAGAATGTATCATACCGTAAGAGGTGAAATGAATGCAGTACTCCTCAGTAGGGAAACATTCGATGGGGCTATAAGAAACTATATCACTACGGATTCCGGAAATGAATGTGTGGATGATTTCTATGTTTCCTGCACCACAGAAATTTCTGGGGTGGAACTAACACTTTTCAGTATCTACAACTATGTAGGGCCCGGGGTTGCGGATTTCGCGGTGTTCCTTGATGCCCTATACAAGTATATTGAGTGTTGCCCTAACCATGTGATCATTGGTGGTGACTTTAACATGAGTGAAAACTTCACGAATCTCAGGGAGTGGGGTATTCTTGCGGCTGAGATGGTTGAGAGGTTAGCTGGGCTTGGGTTCAGGGATCCTCTTCTTGAGAGAAGTGATTCGTTCACCTTCATAACACCCGATAGAAAACGGAGATACAGGATCGACTATCTCTTTATTCCAGAGGAATTCAATGTTCTGGGGGCAGGCTCTCCAGATGAGGATGAAATTCTCAGAGCAAAGCCGCGTTTATCTGATCACCTCCCTGTTGAGGTAACAGTGGAAATCTAG